The following proteins come from a genomic window of Anaerobutyricum hallii:
- a CDS encoding ATP-binding protein: MQKANDYRNLILGCCMTGIAMLLAFFFLYQTYIQNIIYEERLNQMEEVTHQMFQNLEDVIDSHWNRVTEECNYLREANVQTIDELCKYMKKKYELSAYEEQKITLMAVDSEGGYYTERGNRGLFRDLDYFEDNPKQISFVFDSMTDNQSEMVFLKRLSKPIQLQNRKKKTTIRYFGIAQNMEQLNPYFNCDAYDRNNSVYVLDDNGFKLFNSNKVELIKGHNVFSVLQKMKYLHNSSFAKTKTELEEKGCSYSNAVLDGTEYFYALKRMENAEWTLIFLVPAEYVATNTLELVNFIMLFIVIFTVIVAVCVILGISFVMRRNQQEAILVERENNIKLENVNTELRKANLAAEEAFQVAQEANRSKSSFLANMSHDIRTPMNAIIGIISLLRHDAGDKAKVIEYADKIDTSSQHLLGIINDVLDMSKIEAGKTIFKYTDFSILDFMEELNTIFHSQIDEKNQTLTFMKGNIRHEWVNSDQVHLMQIFSNLLSNAVKYTQEGGAIQFLVEECETNSFVYAKYRFLVSDNGMGMSADFKDKIFDAFTRAENSLTNKIQGTGLGMAITRNLVEAMGGTIDVESEPGQGSCFEVLMDLKIAEERSVSLASQVEKEEPDVNILKGMRFLCAEDNELNAEILMELLKIEDAECTICENGEKVLETFEQSAPGDYDMILMDVQMPVMNGYEATKAIRRSSHELAKTIPIIAMTANAFSEDIQHSLAAGMTAHISKPVEMRVLKKTVRNIKSGETVRKLG, from the coding sequence ATGCAGAAGGCAAACGATTACCGAAACTTAATATTGGGCTGTTGTATGACTGGTATAGCGATGCTTTTGGCATTCTTTTTCCTGTATCAAACTTATATTCAGAATATTATCTATGAGGAACGATTGAATCAGATGGAAGAGGTTACTCATCAGATGTTTCAAAATCTGGAGGATGTGATCGATTCCCACTGGAACCGGGTAACGGAAGAATGTAATTATCTGCGAGAAGCAAATGTACAGACGATAGATGAACTCTGTAAATATATGAAAAAGAAGTATGAATTATCAGCATATGAAGAGCAGAAGATTACATTGATGGCAGTGGATTCAGAAGGCGGATATTATACAGAACGTGGAAACAGAGGACTTTTTCGTGATCTCGATTATTTTGAAGATAATCCTAAGCAGATTAGTTTCGTTTTTGATTCTATGACAGATAATCAGTCAGAGATGGTGTTTCTAAAACGTCTGTCAAAACCGATACAGCTTCAAAATAGAAAAAAGAAAACGACGATTCGTTATTTTGGAATTGCTCAGAACATGGAACAGTTAAATCCTTATTTTAACTGCGATGCATATGACAGGAATAATAGTGTATATGTTTTAGATGATAATGGATTTAAACTGTTCAATAGTAATAAAGTGGAACTGATTAAGGGGCATAATGTATTTTCTGTTTTGCAAAAGATGAAATATCTCCATAATTCTTCTTTTGCAAAAACAAAGACGGAACTGGAAGAAAAAGGCTGTAGTTATTCTAATGCAGTACTGGATGGAACAGAATATTTTTATGCACTAAAAAGAATGGAAAATGCCGAATGGACACTGATTTTTCTTGTTCCGGCAGAGTATGTTGCTACGAATACATTAGAACTTGTCAATTTTATCATGCTATTTATCGTTATATTTACGGTTATCGTAGCTGTCTGTGTTATACTGGGAATTTCTTTTGTTATGCGTAGAAATCAGCAGGAAGCAATTCTTGTGGAACGAGAAAATAATATCAAACTGGAAAATGTAAATACAGAACTGCGGAAGGCGAATCTGGCGGCAGAAGAGGCTTTTCAGGTGGCACAGGAAGCGAACAGATCAAAGAGCAGTTTCCTTGCAAATATGTCACATGATATTCGTACACCGATGAATGCGATTATTGGTATTATATCATTGCTAAGACATGATGCGGGTGATAAGGCAAAGGTAATAGAGTATGCAGATAAAATAGATACATCATCACAGCATCTGCTGGGAATCATTAATGATGTTTTGGATATGAGCAAGATTGAGGCAGGAAAAACTATTTTTAAGTACACTGATTTTTCTATTTTGGATTTTATGGAGGAACTTAATACAATATTTCATTCACAGATAGATGAAAAAAATCAGACACTTACGTTTATGAAAGGAAACATCCGGCACGAGTGGGTGAATAGTGATCAGGTTCATCTAATGCAGATTTTCAGTAACCTGCTTTCCAATGCAGTAAAGTATACACAGGAGGGTGGAGCAATCCAGTTTTTAGTAGAAGAATGTGAGACCAATTCTTTTGTCTATGCAAAGTACCGTTTTTTAGTCAGTGATAATGGTATGGGAATGTCGGCTGATTTCAAAGACAAGATTTTTGATGCATTTACCCGCGCGGAAAACTCTCTTACAAATAAGATACAGGGAACCGGTCTTGGCATGGCTATCACCAGAAATCTGGTTGAAGCGATGGGAGGTACCATTGATGTGGAGAGTGAGCCGGGACAGGGAAGCTGTTTTGAAGTGCTTATGGATTTGAAAATCGCAGAAGAAAGGTCTGTTTCACTAGCATCTCAGGTAGAAAAAGAGGAGCCGGATGTCAATATCCTAAAAGGAATGAGGTTCCTTTGTGCTGAGGATAATGAGTTAAATGCAGAAATCCTTATGGAACTGTTAAAGATTGAGGATGCCGAGTGTACGATTTGTGAAAACGGCGAAAAGGTTTTAGAGACATTTGAACAGTCTGCTCCGGGGGATTATGACATGATTTTGATGGATGTGCAGATGCCTGTTATGAACGGCTATGAAGCAACAAAAGCAATCCGCAGAAGTTCACATGAACTGGCAAAGACAATTCCGATCATTGCCATGACCGCCAATGCGTTCTCAGAAGATATACAACATTCTCTGGCAGCCGGTATGACTGCACATATTTCAAAACCAGTGGAGATGAGGGTACTCAAAAAGACGGTAAGAAATATAAAATC
- a CDS encoding ABC transporter substrate-binding protein, with product MKIKKIRRVCLVLLCIAVTGIVGCGKKDVNSKKHEPITFMAPYMDVDSFIKEVHKTYPEVNIKVVPYSGANTTVYLNTIMEENDLPDICTLTLYDPEQQDLSDKMLDLSGYAFTDNYVESRLKEVSDDGAIYMLPSAYNCFGITYNKTLLKKYGWTLPQSFGELKQLAKEAEKAGVQLCLPQIQYPGYGFQYLCNIADTGFLSSLDGRQWQKDYLSGKANVSTTKGMMDSMEYIEKWKDLGMLDGSNSDPIDDAVTREDFIKGNTLFMLGSQNGITDSDATTDEFGLMPYLSEDGSKNVYILSVGRYYGLNKQLENDSQKLEDALKVMEVLSTVEGTSSLYPEESLKASLLPFKDAKADDTYYGDIAEAINAGNTAPLIYTGWENTLVTTGTKMLEYMQNKATIKDVVKQLEDDQKSVVNNKPEVITTTTEDISQKNCAKLVGRCFAQATNSDLALVSLGTWISGNGLEQNNDGVSGKLYTKDITVDDLSTIIPTGWSRTIQTVRLTGKQIQDLYKEGYDAVGTGNNYSYILVSPMKLEEDKTYQVAISGISDKLKSETEVTDSGIVGIDAAKEFFGKFKTLSEADAEWK from the coding sequence ATGAAGATCAAAAAGATACGAAGGGTATGTCTCGTTTTGCTCTGTATAGCAGTAACTGGGATTGTGGGATGTGGGAAAAAAGATGTGAATTCAAAGAAACATGAACCTATTACCTTCATGGCCCCTTATATGGATGTTGATAGCTTTATAAAAGAAGTGCATAAAACATATCCAGAGGTTAATATTAAAGTAGTTCCATACAGTGGGGCAAATACAACGGTATACCTAAATACGATCATGGAGGAAAATGATCTGCCGGATATCTGTACACTTACGCTCTATGACCCGGAACAGCAGGACCTCAGTGACAAGATGCTTGATCTTTCAGGATATGCTTTTACGGATAATTATGTAGAGTCTCGTCTCAAAGAGGTATCAGATGACGGGGCAATCTATATGCTTCCGTCTGCATATAACTGTTTCGGTATTACTTATAACAAAACATTGTTAAAGAAATATGGATGGACACTTCCGCAGTCTTTTGGGGAACTTAAACAGCTTGCAAAAGAGGCAGAGAAAGCAGGGGTTCAGTTATGCCTGCCCCAGATTCAGTATCCGGGATATGGTTTTCAGTATTTATGTAATATTGCCGACACAGGATTTTTAAGTTCTCTAGATGGAAGACAGTGGCAGAAGGATTATTTGTCAGGAAAAGCAAATGTCAGTACGACAAAGGGCATGATGGACAGCATGGAATATATCGAGAAATGGAAAGATCTTGGTATGCTCGATGGCAGTAACAGTGATCCAATTGATGATGCAGTAACAAGAGAGGATTTTATCAAGGGAAATACTCTGTTCATGCTTGGCTCACAGAATGGTATTACAGACTCAGATGCTACAACAGATGAATTCGGGCTGATGCCGTATCTTTCAGAAGATGGAAGTAAAAATGTCTACATATTATCGGTGGGTCGTTATTATGGACTGAATAAACAGCTTGAGAACGATTCACAGAAGCTTGAAGATGCGTTAAAGGTGATGGAAGTGTTGTCTACGGTGGAAGGAACATCTTCCCTTTATCCAGAGGAATCACTAAAAGCAAGTCTTCTGCCATTTAAGGATGCAAAAGCAGACGATACCTATTATGGTGATATTGCAGAGGCGATCAATGCAGGAAATACAGCACCGCTTATTTACACAGGATGGGAAAATACACTGGTTACTACAGGAACAAAGATGCTGGAATATATGCAGAACAAAGCAACGATAAAAGATGTAGTAAAGCAGCTTGAAGATGACCAGAAAAGCGTGGTAAATAATAAACCGGAAGTTATTACTACGACAACGGAAGATATTTCACAGAAAAACTGTGCGAAATTGGTAGGCAGATGCTTTGCACAGGCAACGAACAGTGATCTGGCGCTTGTTTCTCTCGGAACATGGATCAGTGGAAATGGATTGGAGCAGAATAATGACGGTGTGAGTGGGAAATTGTATACAAAAGATATTACTGTTGATGATCTCAGTACTATTATTCCTACAGGCTGGTCTCGGACAATCCAGACCGTCAGATTAACAGGAAAACAGATTCAGGATTTATATAAAGAGGGATACGATGCAGTTGGTACAGGAAATAATTACTCTTATATATTAGTAAGTCCGATGAAACTGGAAGAAGATAAGACCTATCAGGTTGCTATTTCCGGAATCAGTGATAAACTAAAATCAGAAACGGAAGTAACAGACAGTGGCATTGTAGGTATAGATGCCGCAAAAGAGTTTTTTGGAAAGTTTAAGACTTTAAGTGAAGCAGACGCTGAATGGAAATGA
- a CDS encoding response regulator, which translates to MFTLIFVGILIFSLLTASDNKKLNRTLNETFDFVKTRIESYEIYDTNDQVKSLVRLMDKTTELSRVIAQEGNFRAEMLDKYAKEQRLTGILVLDKKLKVIEQTTRDGDATPLWQKLIESDYVRDIVEHPEKTYTTRLRNEGKLYDFAAVARQDASGILIAYAQKEEVNEINGDLTMASLFSNFPFEMNGCVAICDEDKIVSTNKQNLVSSSVEGAKSLYENEFKSGGNVIVHLRSKNGNWYGRQEKIKDYNAYVFFPKHQVYITRNTICVIYALLALLIFLFYRVLRNRTEKRSILQDQKRLRVINALGHAYSSISLVNLKTEEIEIVKSSKDMKPDQQGDILSKAHLEELIQQVIAEPFQEAYWEFVDMSTVAKRLEEHETLSFTAQTVDERWLTIIIVPQGYDKDGKLNTVLVANRDMTEEKEHEIEQDKNLRNALAAAEHANRAKTAFLNNMSHDIRTPMNAIIGFTALATTHIGSTELVLDYLKKIQTSSQHLLSLINDVLDMSRIESGSVRIEYTTVHLPDILHDLRTIIQGSVYSKQQDLYIDTQDVFHEDIIIDKLRLTQVLLNIISNAVKFTPVGGMINIRVLEKPCRREGYTTVIFSVKDNGIGMSPEFCKQVFDPFSREHTVTENGIRGTGLGMAITKNIVDMMGGTIRVESEVGKGTEFTVILECETSAVTVKREPIPELKGARALVVDDDAETCMSVSKMLREIEMTADWTTSGKEAVLRAREAYEQNQEFKVYIIDWLMPDMNGIETVRRIRMVVGPESPIIILTAYDWSDVEQEAREAGVTAFVSKPLFLSELREVLMSPEQRKLIQNENQKIQAASQRSYAGKKVLLVEDNELNREIATAIMEEIGLNVDVAEDGTDAVNIMSSERGSNYDLIFMDIQMPKMDGYTATREIRTLNSTKCANIPIIAMTANAFEEDRKKAIKAGMNGHIAKPISSEVILENLDQIFGR; encoded by the coding sequence GTGTTTACGCTGATTTTTGTTGGAATCCTAATCTTTTCTCTGCTGACAGCAAGTGATAATAAGAAGCTAAATCGTACACTGAATGAGACATTTGACTTTGTAAAAACGCGGATTGAAAGTTATGAGATTTATGATACGAATGATCAGGTGAAGAGTCTGGTACGTCTTATGGATAAAACAACAGAATTGAGCCGTGTCATAGCGCAGGAAGGGAATTTTAGAGCAGAAATGCTGGATAAGTACGCAAAAGAACAGCGTCTGACAGGAATACTTGTGCTAGATAAGAAGCTGAAGGTGATAGAACAGACTACGAGGGATGGAGATGCGACGCCGTTGTGGCAGAAGCTGATTGAAAGTGATTATGTACGTGATATTGTCGAACATCCGGAAAAAACGTATACGACCCGTCTGAGAAATGAAGGAAAACTCTATGATTTTGCAGCGGTGGCAAGGCAGGATGCGTCAGGTATCTTAATTGCATATGCGCAGAAAGAGGAAGTAAATGAGATAAACGGAGACCTGACGATGGCATCGTTGTTTTCAAATTTTCCTTTTGAAATGAATGGATGTGTTGCAATCTGTGATGAGGATAAGATTGTCAGTACAAATAAACAGAACCTTGTTTCTAGTTCTGTAGAGGGCGCAAAGTCTTTGTATGAAAATGAATTTAAGTCAGGTGGAAATGTAATCGTCCATCTTCGTTCAAAGAATGGAAATTGGTACGGGCGCCAGGAGAAGATAAAAGACTATAATGCATACGTTTTTTTCCCGAAACATCAGGTATACATTACACGCAATACAATATGCGTGATCTATGCTCTGCTTGCACTGCTTATTTTCTTATTTTATCGAGTGCTAAGGAACAGAACAGAAAAGAGAAGTATCCTTCAGGATCAAAAGAGACTTCGCGTGATCAATGCACTTGGTCATGCCTATTCCTCTATTTCTCTTGTAAATTTAAAAACAGAGGAAATAGAAATCGTAAAATCTTCAAAAGATATGAAGCCGGATCAGCAAGGGGACATACTCTCTAAAGCACATCTGGAAGAACTGATACAGCAGGTTATTGCAGAACCATTTCAGGAAGCCTATTGGGAATTTGTTGATATGAGTACGGTGGCAAAGCGTCTGGAAGAACACGAAACGTTGAGTTTTACAGCGCAGACAGTAGATGAAAGATGGCTGACGATAATCATTGTACCGCAGGGATATGATAAAGATGGAAAATTGAATACTGTTCTGGTTGCGAACCGTGATATGACAGAAGAAAAAGAACATGAGATAGAACAGGATAAGAATCTGAGAAATGCACTTGCAGCCGCTGAACATGCGAACCGGGCGAAGACAGCGTTTTTAAATAATATGTCTCATGATATCCGCACGCCGATGAATGCGATTATTGGATTTACTGCACTTGCAACAACACATATTGGCAGTACAGAGCTTGTTTTGGATTATCTGAAAAAAATTCAGACATCCAGTCAACATCTGCTTAGTCTGATCAATGATGTGCTGGATATGAGCAGAATTGAGAGTGGCTCTGTCAGGATTGAATATACAACGGTACATTTGCCAGATATTCTGCATGATTTAAGAACAATCATTCAGGGATCTGTTTATTCTAAGCAGCAGGATCTTTATATTGATACACAGGATGTATTTCATGAAGATATTATTATCGACAAGCTGCGTTTGACGCAGGTACTTCTGAATATTATCAGTAATGCTGTGAAGTTCACACCAGTCGGCGGGATGATTAACATTCGCGTTTTGGAGAAACCGTGCAGAAGAGAGGGATATACAACAGTAATCTTTAGTGTGAAAGATAACGGAATCGGAATGTCACCGGAGTTTTGTAAGCAAGTGTTTGACCCATTTTCAAGAGAACATACTGTTACGGAGAATGGAATCAGAGGAACCGGTCTTGGGATGGCGATTACCAAAAATATCGTGGATATGATGGGAGGTACGATTCGGGTTGAAAGTGAAGTTGGAAAAGGAACAGAGTTTACAGTTATACTTGAATGTGAAACATCAGCAGTAACGGTAAAAAGGGAACCTATTCCGGAACTGAAAGGTGCCAGAGCACTTGTGGTGGACGATGATGCGGAAACATGCATGAGTGTAAGCAAGATGCTGCGTGAGATCGAGATGACAGCAGATTGGACTACTTCCGGAAAAGAGGCAGTACTTCGTGCGAGAGAAGCTTATGAACAGAATCAGGAATTTAAAGTTTATATCATTGACTGGCTGATGCCGGATATGAATGGAATCGAAACTGTCCGAAGAATCCGCATGGTAGTCGGACCGGAGAGTCCGATTATTATTCTGACTGCTTATGACTGGTCAGATGTTGAACAGGAGGCAAGGGAAGCGGGAGTTACTGCGTTCGTATCAAAACCACTGTTTCTTTCCGAATTGCGGGAAGTGCTGATGAGTCCGGAACAAAGAAAACTCATTCAGAATGAGAATCAGAAGATTCAGGCAGCGAGTCAGAGAAGCTATGCAGGGAAGAAAGTTCTTCTTGTAGAGGATAATGAGCTGAATCGTGAGATCGCAACAGCAATCATGGAGGAAATTGGCCTGAATGTGGATGTTGCTGAGGATGGCACGGATGCTGTGAATATCATGTCATCTGAAAGAGGCAGCAACTATGATCTGATCTTCATGGATATTCAGATGCCAAAGATGGATGGATATACAGCGACAAGGGAGATACGTACATTGAATAGTACAAAATGTGCGAATATACCGATTATCGCGATGACGGCAAATGCTTTTGAGGAGGACCGTAAAAAAGCGATCAAAGCAGGTATGAATGGTCATATTGCAAAACCAATCAGTTCAGAGGTAATTCTGGAGAATCTGGATCAGATTTTTGGAAGATAA
- a CDS encoding substrate-binding periplasmic protein, which yields MRKNRRNRKNSSRTRGNRICIAAFLLTCSLMLGGCGVKKEKAADSELPEIIIGMDYFEPYSYQTSDGKYKGIDVELAKEAFQRLGYQPKFENIVWEDKDELLADGTVDCLWSSYSMNGREDKYQWAGPYLYSRQMVVVKNESEIQTLSDLKGKRIAVQATTKAEDLFLHNIKSDLPQMQQVNCFSTTNEIYAALRKNYVDAIAGHEAMLGSLVKEGKDAYRMLDESIYKSELGVAFKKGTHEEVAADLTETLKKLQREGITEKIVTKYGLDADEILLEGEQNE from the coding sequence ATGAGAAAGAATCGAAGGAATCGAAAGAATAGCTCCCGTACCCGAGGAAACAGAATTTGTATTGCTGCATTTCTTCTGACTTGCAGTCTTATGCTGGGAGGATGTGGAGTAAAGAAAGAGAAAGCGGCTGATAGTGAACTGCCGGAGATTATTATTGGAATGGATTATTTTGAACCTTACAGTTATCAGACAAGTGATGGCAAATATAAAGGTATTGATGTGGAACTTGCTAAGGAAGCATTTCAGAGGCTGGGATATCAGCCAAAGTTTGAGAATATAGTCTGGGAAGATAAGGATGAACTTTTGGCAGATGGAACAGTAGACTGTCTGTGGAGCAGCTATTCCATGAATGGAAGAGAAGACAAATATCAGTGGGCAGGTCCATACCTGTACAGCCGCCAGATGGTAGTTGTAAAAAATGAGAGCGAAATCCAAACACTTTCGGATCTGAAAGGAAAGAGGATTGCAGTGCAGGCAACTACAAAGGCAGAGGATCTTTTTCTTCATAATATTAAGTCAGATCTTCCACAGATGCAGCAGGTGAACTGTTTTTCTACAACGAATGAAATTTATGCGGCACTTAGAAAGAATTATGTAGATGCGATTGCCGGGCATGAGGCAATGCTTGGCAGTCTGGTGAAAGAAGGTAAGGATGCTTACCGAATGTTGGATGAAAGTATTTATAAATCAGAACTTGGAGTGGCTTTTAAAAAAGGAACGCACGAGGAAGTTGCAGCAGATCTTACAGAAACACTTAAAAAATTGCAGAGGGAAGGAATTACAGAAAAAATAGTTACAAAATATGGATTGGATGCGGACGAAATTCTGCTGGAAGGAGAACAAAATGAGTAG
- a CDS encoding transporter substrate-binding domain-containing protein, producing the protein MQQKNLNQVNHILKRICCFCLSIFVLCLTLSVCVPVNVAATTGQSVVDDTTQQETKKADTQRKKQRIIRVGSFEDTFNYVDKNGVRRGFGYELMQALAGYAGWKFEYVKCDWSNCFDKLENGEIDVMGDISYTDERAQKMLFSEEPMGEENYVLYADLSHTDIMTSDFKSLDGKRVGVLMGTESEIMLTEWENKNGIHTEHVNVYNNDDVEKKLANHEVDCFVSLEESIWSEQGISSVTNVGKSGIYFAINKERSDIKTELDWAMSQLDKDSPFFKTDLYKKYFTLDYIQILTGKEKSWLEEHGPIKIGFLNNDTAVFSMDEETGKLTGTLTEYISYAKDCLGNQTLEFNIQSYDDYDEMLRALQEHEIDMIFYASRNPDLAEKKGYALTNTAWTYSLMAVTDEKYFNENEVYTVAVPKEKEALKQHMAFSYPQWKFVDCDSLADAADMVMNEKADCFLMGTSQALKYDNDRDFKSVPLTKTMEACFAVSGGEGHLLSILNKTLKAMPSDMLTSALAIYDSTADKVTFLDFVKDNMLAFFVATGFFALSIIGIILVLLKKARKAESVAKLAANDTQKLNNKLEIALKKAEAASLAKTCFLNNMSHDIRTPMNAILGYAQLMEDELKEKELPETSEHLEKLQQSGKLLLSIINNVLDMARIESGKMEIDENYGRIEEIRQTLFEIFDDEAKKKNIALHYTINVEHEHVLTDTIKVKEIFVNILSNALKYTPAGGSVMMNVAELPCDESGYMIVRTRVSDTGIGMSADYQTRIFEAFTREQNTTKSKIAGSGLGMSIVKKYVELLGGTITVESELGKGSTFTVTLKHRIADANYYVKKHVESSGTGSEVLEGRNILLAEDNDLNAEIAEAILERAGLKIERVEDGIQCVNRITKMPAGTYDIILMDIQMPKMDGYKATQAIRNLPDKDKARIPIIAMTANAFEEDKREAIAAGMDGHIAKPIQVDKLLSMLAEMIRKQEK; encoded by the coding sequence ATGCAGCAAAAAAATTTAAATCAAGTGAATCATATTTTAAAGAGAATCTGCTGTTTCTGTTTGAGCATATTTGTATTATGCCTAACTTTATCGGTTTGTGTTCCTGTAAATGTAGCAGCAACAACAGGTCAATCGGTAGTGGATGATACAACGCAACAGGAAACAAAAAAAGCAGACACGCAGAGGAAGAAGCAGAGGATCATACGTGTCGGTTCATTTGAAGATACTTTTAATTATGTCGATAAAAACGGTGTCAGACGAGGATTTGGTTACGAACTGATGCAGGCGCTCGCAGGCTATGCCGGATGGAAATTCGAGTATGTGAAATGTGACTGGTCCAACTGTTTTGATAAGCTTGAAAATGGTGAGATTGATGTCATGGGCGATATCTCTTACACCGATGAACGTGCACAAAAGATGCTTTTTTCAGAGGAGCCGATGGGCGAGGAAAACTATGTTCTTTATGCGGATCTGTCACATACGGATATTATGACATCTGATTTCAAGTCTCTAGATGGGAAACGTGTAGGTGTACTCATGGGTACAGAATCAGAAATTATGCTGACAGAGTGGGAGAATAAGAATGGCATACATACAGAGCATGTAAATGTGTATAATAATGACGATGTCGAAAAGAAATTAGCGAATCATGAGGTTGATTGTTTTGTGTCTCTAGAGGAATCCATCTGGTCTGAACAGGGAATATCATCTGTTACCAATGTTGGTAAATCAGGTATATATTTTGCAATAAACAAAGAAAGAAGCGATATCAAGACGGAGTTGGACTGGGCTATGAGTCAGTTGGATAAAGACAGTCCTTTTTTTAAGACAGATTTGTATAAGAAGTATTTTACTCTTGATTATATCCAGATTCTTACAGGCAAAGAAAAATCATGGCTGGAAGAACATGGGCCTATAAAGATAGGATTTTTGAATAATGATACGGCGGTATTTTCTATGGACGAAGAGACTGGAAAACTTACCGGTACACTGACGGAGTATATCTCTTACGCAAAAGACTGTTTGGGAAATCAGACGCTGGAATTTAATATACAGTCATATGACGATTATGACGAAATGCTTCGGGCATTACAGGAGCATGAAATTGACATGATTTTTTATGCGAGCAGAAATCCTGACCTTGCAGAAAAAAAAGGTTATGCACTTACAAATACAGCCTGGACCTACAGCCTGATGGCAGTAACTGACGAGAAATATTTTAATGAGAATGAGGTATATACAGTAGCTGTGCCAAAGGAAAAAGAAGCCTTAAAGCAGCATATGGCTTTCAGTTATCCCCAATGGAAGTTTGTAGATTGTGATTCACTTGCTGATGCGGCAGATATGGTCATGAATGAAAAAGCAGACTGTTTTCTCATGGGAACCAGCCAGGCGCTGAAATATGATAACGATCGAGATTTCAAGAGTGTTCCACTTACAAAAACAATGGAAGCATGCTTTGCAGTAAGTGGAGGAGAGGGACATCTTTTGTCGATACTGAATAAAACCTTGAAGGCCATGCCGTCAGATATGCTTACAAGTGCACTTGCTATTTATGACAGTACAGCAGATAAGGTAACATTTTTGGATTTTGTAAAAGACAATATGCTTGCTTTTTTTGTCGCCACAGGATTTTTTGCACTCAGCATAATTGGCATTATCCTCGTACTTTTAAAAAAGGCAAGGAAAGCAGAATCTGTTGCAAAGCTTGCGGCAAATGATACACAAAAGCTCAATAATAAACTGGAAATCGCTCTGAAAAAAGCAGAAGCTGCCAGTCTCGCAAAGACCTGTTTTCTTAATAATATGTCGCATGATATCCGTACTCCTATGAATGCAATTCTGGGCTATGCACAGCTTATGGAGGATGAACTAAAAGAAAAAGAACTGCCTGAAACTTCAGAACATTTGGAAAAACTGCAGCAGTCAGGAAAGCTTCTTTTGTCAATCATAAATAATGTACTTGATATGGCCCGGATTGAGAGTGGAAAAATGGAAATTGATGAGAACTATGGCCGGATTGAAGAAATCCGGCAGACTTTATTTGAAATATTTGATGATGAAGCAAAGAAAAAGAATATTGCACTTCATTATACGATAAATGTAGAGCATGAGCATGTGCTGACAGATACTATCAAAGTAAAAGAAATATTTGTCAATATCCTGAGCAATGCCTTAAAATATACTCCGGCTGGTGGTTCTGTTATGATGAACGTAGCTGAATTACCATGCGATGAGTCTGGGTACATGATCGTGAGGACCAGAGTGAGCGATACCGGAATCGGTATGAGTGCGGATTATCAGACAAGGATCTTCGAGGCATTCACACGTGAGCAGAACACTACAAAGAGTAAAATCGCAGGAAGTGGACTTGGAATGTCAATAGTTAAGAAATATGTTGAACTGCTTGGTGGAACAATAACTGTAGAGAGTGAGCTTGGAAAGGGTAGCACCTTTACAGTTACATTAAAGCATAGGATAGCGGATGCAAACTATTATGTAAAAAAACACGTTGAAAGTTCTGGAACAGGCAGTGAAGTCCTTGAAGGCAGGAATATCCTTTTGGCAGAGGACAATGATCTGAATGCGGAGATTGCAGAAGCAATACTTGAACGTGCTGGTCTTAAGATAGAACGTGTGGAAGATGGTATTCAGTGTGTAAATAGGATAACAAAGATGCCGGCAGGAACATATGATATAATCCTCATGGATATCCAGATGCCCAAAATGGACGGTTATAAAGCAACACAGGCAATCAGGAATTTACCAGATAAGGATAAGGCGAGGATACCTATCATTGCAATGACAGCAAATGCATTTGAAGAAGATAAGAGAGAGGCTATTGCAGCTGGAATGGATGGTCATATAGCAAAGCCGATCCAAGTCGATAAGTTGCTGTCGATGTTAGCGGAAATGATCAGGAAACAAGAAAAGTAG